Part of the Candidatus Poribacteria bacterium genome, TTCCCCAACTTGAAGTGTTGGTGGAAAAAAGACAGCAGGTGGTGAAAATTCCAGACGCGATACACCGAACACATCACCAAGTTCTGCGACAACTTTATGGAGTTTCATCCCTTCCGCATCGATCTCAATAAGGAATGTGTTTGTATTAATCGCGCTTGTCCCTAACACCTCTGTTATAATTTTAAGGGTGCGAAACTGTTCGCCACTGAGTTCTTCTTCGGGTGTCTCAAGCGTGTAAGTGATACGTTCAGCACTATCTGTGCTTTCTAAGACCCAAGTATTCCCAATATCTGCGGGATAGTAGTTCTGTGCAGATGCTGTGCTAACGAGTGCACAGAGTATCGCCGTGAGCAATACGGTATTTATAGTCACTTGATCCTCCTTTTCTTAAGTGAGGCGCGGTCGCGAAGTACGCCTGCCGTATGCTAAAAAACGCCTTGATGGTGACATCAAGGCGTTTAATTGAATCGTGTTGATAGTTGTGTCTCCTACTTGAGGATAACCATCCGTCGGGTTGCAGCAAAATCTGTGGTCTGGAGCGTATAGAAGTAGATACCACTTGAAACACGCTCGCCAACCGAGTTTTTACCGTCCCAATACGCGGCAGTTGATGGTGTCATGTAGGAACCTATCGGTTTCAGCCCTAAATCGAGCGTGCGAATTAGGTGCCCCGCGACATTGTGAATATGGATTGACACCTCAGCCGATTTGCTTAACTGATACGGAATCCACGTTTCAGGGTTGAACGGGTTCGGGTAATTCTGTGCCAAAATGGTATCTTTTGGTCGCACGTCGCCGACAGTGAGCTGCAGACTGAGGAAGGCGTTGCGAATGTCAGCCGTTGAAACGGTGCGTTGGAAGGGACCGGAGACGGTATTCCCGCGTTCGTCATAAAGGACGATTTCGAGTTTATCGCCAGCTTCAACAACACTCTTGCGGTTGAGATCTGCCCAGACAGCAGCAGAACGTTTCGCTTCGCTTGTGACAGTCTCCGTAGCGATGGTCCCGGTACGGAGGTTTTTTGCGACGAGGATGTATCCTGTGTCTGTCGCCATGTCGCGGATGTCACTGGTGACGACGAACGCCCAAGTGTTTTTATTAGTGGAAAGTGTAGGTGCAGCGGGTGCGTCATCAGCGGCTTCAGGTTGGTTATCCCACGCTTTACCGGTGAACTTTACCATACCGCCAGCGGGTGTATTGACAATATACCCCATGCCCCCGTCAATGCCAAAACCATCCCCTTCATCAAGGGAGGTATAAGCACTAAACTGCTGAGTTGTCAGATCTAATCGGATAACAAGGGTTGCCTCCAACATTGCTGCCAATGATTTTGCGGTATAAGGCTCTTCTGGCATCAATGGGATAGAAATCATGTTTAAACCGGGCTCAAGGGTCACATCGAAACCCCATGCTTTTGGCATCATCGGTTCTTCAACCATTGGTTCTGCAGGCACTTCAACCTCAGTGCCCTCTTCGACAGTTTCCTCGGTAGTCTCCTCAGTTA contains:
- a CDS encoding T9SS type A sorting domain-containing protein, translating into WEIVTEAELQLVGAATITSTIEVVAIEDVETSIGVFKDCVKVETNRKAVTAITIVREREILWLAPDVGPVKFLDDTRGIVFDLASYNLVEPAAEEMPAAEDMQPTEETTEETTEEAAEEVTEETTEEITEEVTEETTEETVEEGTEVEVPAEPMVEEPMMPKAWGFDVTLEPGLNMISIPLMPEEPYTAKSLAAMLEATLVIRLDLTTQQFSAYTSLDEGDGFGIDGGMGYIVNTPAGGMVKFTGKAWDNQPEAADDAPAAPTLSTNKNTWAFVVTSDIRDMATDTGYILVAKNLRTGTIATETVTSEAKRSAAVWADLNRKSVVEAGDKLEIVLYDERGNTVSGPFQRTVSTADIRNAFLSLQLTVGDVRPKDTILAQNYPNPFNPETWIPYQLSKSAEVSIHIHNVAGHLIRTLDLGLKPIGSYMTPSTAAYWDGKNSVGERVSSGIYFYTLQTTDFAATRRMVILK